Proteins encoded in a region of the Fundulus heteroclitus isolate FHET01 chromosome 2, MU-UCD_Fhet_4.1, whole genome shotgun sequence genome:
- the LOC105938491 gene encoding B-cell receptor-associated protein 29 produces the protein MTLQWTAVAFFLYVELVVSLILCIPFISANRWHSVFHWRIWSWLSPYWNKFFFAMILVLVVLFIDAVREVQRYSGPDPLQEAQANPNLYDHVHMKLFRAQRNLYICGFSLFLWLVMHRVFTLLNQIAVTLENSAGLQAQMDQAFTAAEKHQENNQILKKALLEREQSNSTTENQLKLEIEKLQSQLKVAEEAVRRSNAEVEAMRRQAKGLAQEYDRLLTEHQLLQNQCAEDKKDQ, from the exons ATGACTCTCCAGTGGACGGCTGTGGCTTTCTTCTTATATGTGGAGCTGGTGGTCAGCCTCATCCTATGCATACCCTTTATATCAGCTAATAG ATGGCATTCAGTTTTCCACTGGAGAATATGGAGCTGGTTATCTCCATACTGGAACAAATTTTTCTTTGCAATGATCCTGGTccttgttgttctttttattg ATGCTGTCCGAGAGGTGCAGAGGTACTCAGGTCCTGACCCACTGCAGGAAGCTCAGGCCAACCCAAACCTGTACGACCACGTCCACATGAAGCTGTTCAGGGCCCAGAGGAACCTTTACATATGCGGCTTCTCGCTCTTTCTCTGGCT TGTCATGCACCGAGTTTTCACTCTGCTAAACCAGATTGCTGTGACTTTAGAAAACAGTGCAGGTCTTCAGGCGCAGATGGATCAGGCATTTACAGCAGCAGAGAAGCACCAGGAGAACAATCAGATCCtcaaaaaa GCTCTCCTGGAAAGAGAACAATCTAATTCAACAACAGAAAACCAACTGAAGTTGGAGATTGAAAAGCTTCAAAGTCAACTAAAGGTTGCTGAGGAAG CTGTGCGAAGGTCTAATGCTGAAGTTGAAGCAATGAGAAGGCAGGCCAAAGGTCTGGCGCAGGAGTACGACAGACTATTAACCGAGCACCAACTGCTCCAG AATCAGTGTGCTGAGGACAAAAAAGACCAGTAA